The following are encoded in a window of Vigna unguiculata cultivar IT97K-499-35 chromosome 8, ASM411807v1, whole genome shotgun sequence genomic DNA:
- the LOC114194599 gene encoding uncharacterized protein LOC114194599: MERKQGFFSALKDEVVRGLSPARSRAKSPARSSSPMSSLLRRRRKHHAPPPELFIARSGSLRPAEALSPLKEGPDGTDGHDSTRGEGRWGQWMKGPLARAPSVSSSSSSSSSSCKKSDLRLLLGVLGAPLAPVHVCTTDPFPHLSIKDIPIETSSAQYILQQYIAASGGQKLQNSINNAYAMGKVRMIASEFETANKVTRSRNSSKAAESGGFVLWQMNPDMWYVELALGGSKVHAGCNGRLVWRHTPWLGAHAAKGPVRPLRRALQGLDPRTTASMFINARCIGEKKINEEDCFILKLCADPSTLKARSEGPAEIIRHVLFGYFSQKTGLLVHLEDSHLTRIQNNGGDAVYWETTINSFLDDYRPVEGIMIAHSGRSVVTLFRFGETAMSHTKTRMEEAWTIEEVAFNVPGLSLDCFIPPSELRFASMSEACELPQGQRVKTAVAAAAYHAKVAQLQKSHEGNTNNINWTVDV; this comes from the exons ATGGAGCGGAAGCAAGGGTTCTTCTCCGCGCTCAAAGACGAGGTGGTTCGCGGGCTGTCGCCGGCGCGCTCACGCGCCAAGAGCCCGGCAAGGAGCTCATCGCCGATGTCCTCGCTGCTGCGGCGGCGACGGAAGCACCACGCGCCGCCGCCGGAGCTCTTCATCGCGAGATCGGGCAGCCTGAGGCCCGCGGAGGCGCTCTCGCCGCTGAAGGAGGGACCAGACGGAACCGACGGCCATGACTCGACGCGCGGAGAGGGAAGGTGGGGTCAGTGGATGAAAGGGCCACTCGCGAGAGCACCCTCTGTTTCCTCCTCCTCTTCATCGTCCTCTTCCTCGTGCAAAAAGTCCGATCTGAGGTTGCTGCTTGGCGTGTTGGGTGCTCCACTCGCCCCCGTGCACGTGTGCACCACGGACCCCTTCCCTCACCTCAGCATCAAAGACATCCCCATT GAAACTTCGTCTGCTCAGTACATATTGCAGCAGTACATTGCTGCTTCTGGGGGGCAGAAGCTTCAGAATTCGATTAACAATGCTTATGCCATGGGGAAGGTGAGGATGATAGCCTCTGAGTTTGAGACAGCGAACAAGGTCACGCGCAGCCGGAACTCCTCCAAGGCTGCCGAGTCCGGTGGGTTTGTCTTGTGGCAGATGAACCCCGACATGTGGTATGTTGAGCTTGCTCTTGGTGGCAGCAAGGTTCATGCCGGTTGCAATGGGAGACTAGTGTGGCGGCACACGCCCTGGCTCGGTGCACACGCCGCCAAAGGGCCGGTTCGGCCTTTGCGGCGCGCCCTTCAG GGCCTTGACCCACGAACGACTGCAAGCATGTTTATCAATGCAAGATGCATTGGGGAGAAGAAGATAAATGAAGAGGACTGTTTCATCCTGAAGCTCTGTGCAGACCCCTCAACATTAAAAGCCAGGAGTGAGGGTCCAGCGGAGATCATAAGGCATGTTTTGTTTGGGTACTTTAGCCAGAAAACGGGGCTTCTTGTACACTTGGAGGACTCCCATTTGACCCGCATTCAGAATAACGGTGGTGATGCAGTGTATTGGGAGACCACAATAAATTCCTTTCTTGATGATTACAGGCCTGTTGAGGGGATAATGATTGCTCACTCGGGTCGTTCTGTAGTGACGCTTTTTAGGTTTGGGGAAACTGCTATGAGCCACACTAAAACCAGGATGGAAGAAGCTTGGACGATTGAGGAGGTTGCGTTCAATGTTCCTGGTCTCTCCTTGGACTGTTTCATTCCTCCATCTGAGCTAAGGTTTGCTTCCATGAGTGAAGCCTGTGAGCTTCCTCAAGGTCAGAGGGTGAAGACTGCCGTGGCAGCAGCTGCATACCATGCCAAAGTTGCTCAACTACAAAAATCGCATGAAGGAAACACTAATAACATTAACTGGACAGTGGATGTTTAG
- the LOC114194630 gene encoding uncharacterized protein LOC114194630: MASSFDRWEKDPYFNAAEEVQESADRMESTYRIWLHATKDASNMWNYDEVCRDLHIALGTAKWQLEEFERAVMSSYGKISSDEARSRHRQFITAIEDKIMKVEHSISESVGHASLPWLRLDEGEKDELALFLSGKPEINSMDIEDPPVTNFSKDFHVSSGWGESKEEISLGHRRVVSANADIGFWKISVHDDAQQWSSSSGSSGPMHNKAPSLSGFLSSMESVSKLKWPRNAYRKLKTVDHHRETDGTLLPTAEFNRGNSASCESKSGLDSCDECYDKHQYGWYGAIRRKLQRSQYQIQYRQPVRIAVWLFFLLCFIALIAFHTL; encoded by the exons ATGGCGTCGAGTTTTGACCGGTGGGAAAAGGATCCTTACTTTAACGCCGCCGAAGAAGTTCAAGAGTCTGCAGACAG GATGGAATCTACGTATAGGATATGGTTACACGCAACAAAAGATGCGTCCAACATGTGGAACTATGATGAAGTGTGTAGAGATCTACATATTGCACTTGGCACTGCCAAATGGCAG TTAGAGGAATTTGAGCGGGCAGTGATGTCAAGTTATGGCAAAATTTCAAGTGATGAAGCGAGAAGTAGGCACCGACAATTTATCACTGCCATTGAGGATAAGATAATGAAAGTTGAGCATTCGATAAGTGAATCAGTAGGCCATGCATCTCTGCCTTGGTTGCGTTTAGACGAAGGAGAAAAGGATGagcttgctttatttctttcgGGGAAACCAGAAATTAACAGCATGGACATTGAAGATCCACCAGTGACTAATTTTTCGAAGGATTTTCATGTTTCATCTGGATGGGGTGAATCAAAGGAGGAGATATCACTTGGGCATCGCAGGGTAGTCAGTGCTAATGCTGATATTGGATTTTGGAAAATTTCAGTTCATGATGATGCACAGCAGTGGAGTTCCTCAAGTGGTTCTTCTGGTCCAATGCATAATAAGGCACCCAGTTTATCAGGATTTCTTAGTTCCATGGAATCAGTCTCTAAGTTGAAGTGGCCTAGGAATGCTTATAGAAAGCTGAAAACAGTGGATCATCATAGAGAAACTGATGGCACACTACTTCCAACAGCTGAATTCAATAGG GGCAACAGTGCAAGCTGTGAAAGTAAGAGTGGCCTTGATAGTTGTGATGAATGCTATGACAAGCATCAATATGGATGGTATGGTGCTATTCGGAGAAAGCTTCAAAGATCTCAATACCAAATTCAATACAGACAGCCGGTTCGAATTGCTGTTTGgcttttttttctcctttgtttTATAG CATTAATTGCATTCCACACATTGTAG
- the LOC114194429 gene encoding subtilisin-like protease SBT1.7 has translation MKTLILNSVQTILLLLLLLSTNTKAEENQTPSHAKMTYIIHMDKSTMPSTFSDHLNWFDSSLKSASATAEIFYTYKHVVHGFSTRLTPQEAQTLANQPGILSVTPELRYKLHTTRTPQFLGLDKSTTLLPASQQQSQVIIGVLDTGVWPELKSLDDTGLGPVPATWKGECEVGSNMNSSHCNRKLVGARFFSKGYEAALGPVDLSTESKSARDDEGHGSHTLTTAAGSVVPEASFFGLASGTARGMAPQARVAVYKVCWLGGCFSSDIAAGIDKAIEDGVNVLSMSIGGSLMEYYRDIIAIGTFTATSHGILVSMSAGNGGPSSSTLANVAPWITTVGAGTLDRDFPAYITLGNGKTYAGASLYSGKPLPDSPLPLVYAGNASNSSVGYLCLQDSLNPEKVSGKIVICERGGNPRVEKGLVVKLAGGAGMILANNEAYGEELVADPHLLPAASLGQKSSQILKSYVSSSANPTAKIAFVGTHLEVQPSPVVAAFSSRGPNALTPKILKPDLIAPGVNILAGWTGAVGPTGLTADDRHVSFNIISGTSMSCPHVSGLAAIVKGAHPQWSPAAIRSALMTTAYTSYKNGAAIEDVATGQPATPFDYGAGHVNPVAALDPGLVYDANVEDYLGFFCALNYTSFQIKLAARRDFTCDPKREYRVEDFNYPSFAVALETASGIGGGSDAPNTVKYSRVLTNVGAPGTYKASVVPLGDSNVKIVVEPETLSFSQEYEKKSYTVSFTYKSMPSGTSSFARLEWTDGKHRVASPIAFSWT, from the coding sequence ATGAAGACGCTAATTCTGAACTCCGTGCAaaccattcttcttcttctgctgcTGCTCAGCACCAACACCAAAGCAGAAGAAAACCAAACACCAAGCCATGCCAAAATGACCTACATAATCCACATGGACAAGTCCACCATGCCCTCAACTTTCTCCGACCACCTCAACTGGTTCGACTCCTCCCTCAAATCAGCATCAGCCACCGCAGAGATTTTCTACACCTACAAACACGTAGTTCACGGCTTCTCCACCAGGCTCACACCCCAAGAAGCACAAACACTCGCCAACCAACCAGGAATCCTCTCGGTCACTCCAGAACTTCGATACAAACTCCACACCACAAGAACACCGCAGTTCCTCGGACTCGACAAAAGCACCACGCTCTTACCCGCGTCCCAGCAACAGAGCCAGGTCATCATCGGAGTCCTCGACACCGGCGTCTGGCCCGAGCTGAAGAGCCTCGACGACACGGGCCTGGGCCCGGTACCCGCCACGTGGAAAGGCGAGTGCGAAGTTGGCAGCAACATGAACTCCTCACACTGCAACAGAAAACTCGTGGGTGCCAGGTTTTTCTCCAAAGGCTACGAAGCCGCTCTTGGACCTGTTGACTTAAGTACAGAGTCAAAGTCAGCGAGAGACGACGAGGGGCATGGGAGTCACACGCTCACCACGGCGGCAGGCTCTGTGGTTCCCGAAGCTAGCTTCTTCGGTCTGGCGTCGGGCACGGCGCGTGGAATGGCGCCGCAAGCGCGCGTGGCGGTTTACAAAGTGTGCTGGCTCGGTGGGTGTTTTTCTTCCGACATAGCCGCGGGGATCGACAAGGCCATTGAAGACGGCGTGAATGTTTTATCCATGTCGATTGGGGGAAGCTTGATGGAGTATTACAGAGACATTATCGCGATTGGAACCTTCACTGCCACGTCACACGGAATTTTAGTTTCCATGTCAGCGGGGAACGGCGGGCCCAGTTCGTCAACGCTAGCCAACGTGGCGCCGTGGATAACCACGGTGGGAGCGGGAACTTTAGACCGCGATTTCCCTGCTTACATAACGCTCGGAAACGGAAAAACATACGCCGGAGCGTCGCTTTATAGCGGTAAACCCTTGCCGGATTCTCCGCTTCCTCTCGTTTACGCCGGCAACGCGAGTAACTCTTCTGTTGGGTATCTTTGCTTGCAAGATTCTCTGAATCCTGAGAAGGTTTCAGGGAAGATTGTGATATGCGAGAGAGGGGGAAATCCCAGAGTGGAAAAGGGTTTGGTGGTGAAGCTCGCGGGAGGTGCTGGAATGATTTTGGCCAACAATGAAGCTTACGGGGAAGAGTTAGTTGCTGACCCTCATCTTCTTCCTGCTGCATCGCTGGGCCAAAAATCGAGTCAGATTCTTAAGAGTTACGTCTCTTCTTCTGCAAATCCCACCGCCAAGATTGCTTTCGTAGGAACCCATTTGGAGGTTCAACCTTCTCCCGTTGTGGCGGCTTTCAGCTCCAGAGGACCCAACGCTCTCACGCCCAAGATTCTCAAACCGGATTTAATAGCTCCAGGGGTCAACATTTTAGCCGGTTGGACCGGCGCGGTTGGACCGACCGGGTTGACCGCTGACGACCGCCATGTCAGCTTCAACATAATTTCCGGAACCTCCATGTCTTGCCCTCACGTCAGTGGCTTGGCCGCGATTGTCAAAGGCGCGCACCCTCAATGGAGCCCTGCGGCTATTAGATCCGCACTCATGACCACAGCGTACACGAGTTACAAAAACGGCGCCGCAATTGAAGATGTTGCGACTGGACAACCTGCGACACCGTTTGATTATGGCGCGGGACACGTGAATCCCGTGGCGGCCCTTGATCCTGGTCTGGTGTATGATGCCAACGTGGAAGACTACTTGGGATTCTTCTGCGCGCTAAACTACACGTCGTTTCAAATCAAACTTGCTGCGAGGAGGGACTTTACGTGTGACCCGAAGAGGGAGTACAGAGTGGAGGATTTCAACTACCCCTCCTTTGCGGTTGCTTTGGAGACAGCTTCGGGTATTGGGGGTGGTTCGGATGCTCCTAATACTGTGAAGTACTCTAGGGTTTTGACTAACGTCGGAGCTCCGGGAACGTATAAAGCTTCGGTGGTGCCGTTGGGGGATTCCAATGTGAAGATTGTGGTGGAACCGGAGACGCTGAGTTTCTCGCAGGAGTACGAGAAGAAGAGCTATACGGTGTCGTTTACATACAAGTCCATGCCCTCCGGAACCAGTAGCTTTGCGCGTTTGGAATGGACCGATGGAAAGCATAGGGTTGCTAGCCCAATTGCGTTCAGCTGGACATGA